The window CAAGCTCTGGTCACTGTCGACGCCTAGGGCGACCCCACCAATGTCGGATTTATGAATCACCTGAGGAGAAACCACCTTGCACACCACAGGATATCCAATGGCCCTTGCGGACCGGAGAGCTTCCTCTTCCGTCGAGACCCAGGCGAATCGTGGAACATCGAGTCCTGCCATCGAGAACAGGCGCTTGGCGTCAGGCTCCAAGACCCATCCCCTCTCTTGTGAAGCGGAAAGGATCCGTTTCATGTTCTCTGTGAGCATGATCGTTGCCTCCTCAAGGCCTCGGCCATATGGACCGCTCCCTCGATTGAGTGGGCCACAGGAATCTGGTTGAGCTCAAATCCCTCGATGAACATTCGGTATCTTTCAACGTGGGGGACATAGGCGATCAGGGGCTTGTCTTCCTGCCGATAGATCTGGCTCATCCTGGCGCCCAGATCAGATGTAATCCCCGGCACATAGGGAAGGAGAAGCAGAAGCACGCAATCGATCCCGGCCTTGGTGCTCAGTACTTCGGCGGCACCCATGAAATCATCGTCCACGGCGCTTCCCGTCAGATCGACCGGATTGCGGAAAGAGGCGATCTCATGCAGGCGTGGGGAAACCTTTTGCCTTATCTCCTGCTGGTCCTGCTCTGGCAGGGCCGGCACCGAGAGACCATGAGAAAGGCAGGCATCCGCAGCCAGGGCCCCGTGGCCGCCACTGGCCGTTATGATGGCCACCCTTCCCTCGACGGGTTTCGAGTAGCAACTCAGGGCTTCACAGAAAGAGATCAGCTCGAACTCGTTCTTGGCCTCCACCACACCGTGTTGGGCGAGGACGGCACAAAACACATCGTAGTCCCCGGCCATGGAGGCGGTGTGGCTAGAGATGGCACGGGTACCTCCCGGTGTCTTGCCGGATTTAAGAACGATCACGGGCTTCGGACACCGGGCGGCAAGGGAGACGAACTCACGGCCCTCATTTCTTCCAAAGCCCTCCACGTAGAAGGCGATAACCTCTGTCTGGGGATCCCGGGCAAAGTACTCCAGCAACTCGCATTCTCTGACCAGGGCCTTGTTCCCTATGCTCACAGCCTGAGACAGCCCCACCCCCTCTGCAGCGAACTTGACCATCTGATCCACCAGCAGCCCCCCACTCTGACTCACCAGCGCCACCCTCCCCTTGTCCGGCCTGACGATCCGCTCAGGAGGGATGAAAAGGGTGTCGATGTAAGGAGGAGAATAGATACCCAGACAATTCGGCCCGATAAAAGGAAAATCAGCTTCTCTGGCCGAGGAGACGAGTTCTTCCTGAAGATCCCCCCGGCCACTCTCGGCAAACCCTCCAGAGATGATCACGGCCCCGCTCGCCCCTGCCTGGATAGACTCACGGACGATCGTGGGAACGAGCTCGGCCCGGGTGACTATCACCGCCAGATCGACCTTCCGGGGAATATCCCCGAGACTAGGGTAGACCGTCTTCCCTTGAAAAACCCCACCCCTTCGATTCACCGCAAAGACCTCGGCCTGATAGCGGAGGTTGTTCTTGTTGTAGATAACATTGGCCGGATGCCGGTCGTTCGTCAAAGAGACGCCGACAACAGCCATGGTCTTGGGCCTGAAGAGAGCTTCAAAGTTCATCTCTGCCTCCAGTCAGGGGGATCCGCCCCGATCCGTTTGCCGGCGTTCATGCGACCCTCGCGCCGGTTTCCCGTGTCCCCCCATTCTACCCGCAATCCGGGAAAGGAGTCAAAAGGAGGTGGCAAAGACCGGCTTTGTGGTATCAGACCTCGTCCATTGCTCTCGCAGGTTGACATGATTGCCTCCCGTTGGTAGTGTCAAAGTCGTCCAAAGGCCGCGGCCTCATCGCCTCACCAGGAGGAGAGGGAATTGTGAGCACGAGGAAGACCGGAAGAAGAGAAACAGGGGATGGCCATGGAAACAATCCCGGCCCGGGATCCGGTAACGCAGGGACGACTGCCCTGCCTGAAAGATGGGACGAGGAGGCAGACGTCGTGGTGATCGGCAGCGGCTTTGCAGGGCTCGCCGCCGCGATCGAAGCAGGAAGCACCGGCTCTTCGGTGATCATTTTGGAAAAGATGAGGCGTCCTGGAGGCAACTCCATCATCAGTGACGGAATGATAGCAGTCGCAGGTTCGCCCTTGCAGGCCAACAAGGGAATCCAGGATTCACCGGAACTCATGTATCAAGACATGTTGAAGGCAGGACTCGGCCTCAATCACCGAGATCTGGCACGGATCGTGGCGGAGAACTCCCTCGATCTCTTCTTGTGGACCGTGGACTTCCTCGGCATAAGGTACGCGGAGACCCTGGATCGACTCGGTGGCCATTCGGTCCCCCGGACCCTTACTGCATTCACCGAGAGGGACCTCCATCCTGGTTCGGTCATGGTCAGGAAAATGCTCGCAAAACTGACGGAGTTGGGCATGGCGGTCAGGACCAGGAGTTTCCTCGTCAGGCTCCTTATGGACCGAGCGGGCCGTGTCGAGGGTGTCCGGATCCGTTACGGCCACGTTTTTCCGAACCCGGAGAGTGGGACAACCAGGCACATAAGGGCACGCAAGGCCGTCGTGCTGACCACGGGAGGGTTCGGGAGCGATGTCTCTTTCAGGGCCGTTCAGGATCCGAGATTGAACGGGAGTATCGAAAGCACCAACCGCCACAGCGCTACGGCCGAGGCGCTGATAGAGGCCCTGAGGATCGGTGCCACACCTGTTCAGCTCTCCTGGATCCAGTTGGGGCCCTGGTCCTGTCCGGATGAGAAAGGGTCGGGGGTGGGAGCGATTTTCGCCACCTCAAGCACCTTCCCCTATGGCCTGATTGTCGACCCTGCCACAGGAAGGCGGGTGGTCAACGAGCTCGCGGACCGGAGGACCCTCTCAGAGGCCATCATGGGCACGGGCCGCACCTGTATCGGAATCACCGACGCGGCAGGGGCGGGCTACGGTCAGCACGTACTCGACAAATGCCTGAAAAGGGGCGTGGTGAGGAGTTTCCCCACCCTTGAGGGGTTCGCCTCCTGGTATGGAATCCCCTCCGAAGATCTCAGAGAGACCGTCGAAAGATACAACCGCTATGTAGAGACCCGGAAGGACGAAGAGTTCGGCAAGCCCATCATCGGGGACTCCAGGCCCCTGGTCGATCCCCCTTACTATGGCATCCGCCTCTGGCCGAAGGTGCACTACACCATGGGGGGTATTCAGATCAATACCAGAGCTCAGGCAATCGGTCTGGATCAGAGACCCATAGAAGGCCTATACGCTGCAGGTGAAGTGACTGGGGGGATCCACGGGGCATGTCGTTTGGGGAGCTGTGCCATACCCGAGTGCCTGATATTCGGTCGAATCGCCGGAAGCAACGCCGCTTCCGAAGAACCCTTGGGCTGAAGTAGGCCCGCAACCGGTCCTCAAAGGATCGAGCGCAGGATGAAGGGGGTTGACCAGGGCTGAGCCAGCCTATGCGCCAGAGGAACACCATGGGTCAACGGACAAGGTCTGGATTCAGCGGGGCTTGGAAGGGAGCGCTCAGTGTGCTTCCCACCGGCGAAGAGTTTCTACGGGTTGAACCGGGATC of the Deltaproteobacteria bacterium genome contains:
- a CDS encoding CoA-binding protein; the protein is MNFEALFRPKTMAVVGVSLTNDRHPANVIYNKNNLRYQAEVFAVNRRGGVFQGKTVYPSLGDIPRKVDLAVIVTRAELVPTIVRESIQAGASGAVIISGGFAESGRGDLQEELVSSAREADFPFIGPNCLGIYSPPYIDTLFIPPERIVRPDKGRVALVSQSGGLLVDQMVKFAAEGVGLSQAVSIGNKALVRECELLEYFARDPQTEVIAFYVEGFGRNEGREFVSLAARCPKPVIVLKSGKTPGGTRAISSHTASMAGDYDVFCAVLAQHGVVEAKNEFELISFCEALSCYSKPVEGRVAIITASGGHGALAADACLSHGLSVPALPEQDQQEIRQKVSPRLHEIASFRNPVDLTGSAVDDDFMGAAEVLSTKAGIDCVLLLLLPYVPGITSDLGARMSQIYRQEDKPLIAYVPHVERYRMFIEGFELNQIPVAHSIEGAVHMAEALRRQRSCSQRT
- a CDS encoding flavocytochrome c — protein: MPERWDEEADVVVIGSGFAGLAAAIEAGSTGSSVIILEKMRRPGGNSIISDGMIAVAGSPLQANKGIQDSPELMYQDMLKAGLGLNHRDLARIVAENSLDLFLWTVDFLGIRYAETLDRLGGHSVPRTLTAFTERDLHPGSVMVRKMLAKLTELGMAVRTRSFLVRLLMDRAGRVEGVRIRYGHVFPNPESGTTRHIRARKAVVLTTGGFGSDVSFRAVQDPRLNGSIESTNRHSATAEALIEALRIGATPVQLSWIQLGPWSCPDEKGSGVGAIFATSSTFPYGLIVDPATGRRVVNELADRRTLSEAIMGTGRTCIGITDAAGAGYGQHVLDKCLKRGVVRSFPTLEGFASWYGIPSEDLRETVERYNRYVETRKDEEFGKPIIGDSRPLVDPPYYGIRLWPKVHYTMGGIQINTRAQAIGLDQRPIEGLYAAGEVTGGIHGACRLGSCAIPECLIFGRIAGSNAASEEPLG